The stretch of DNA CCAAAAACATGCCCATGATCAAGGTGATATACTAAAAGTAAGCTTCTCAACTCAAAACAATCCTTTAAAAACTTTGGTCAATAACTGAATGAAACTATTTGCATCTTGATGAAATGGTGCAAGGAGGCACTTAGATAGAAGTCATAGGGTTATGATTGCTATATACGCAGCTGTGTGAAGAATTGACACTTCTGTTGGTAGCTTAATTGTACACAATTGTGTCACAGCATTGAATGCTGCATTGTATCTGGTTTGTACTATATAACACCAACAGCAAAAGATGCTAGATTACAATATCAGTATCAGATATACTACACATAAAGTGAGTGAGCAGTGCCACCTTATGCTTGTCTCCTATTTCATACCATTCCATATATTGCAGTTGGGCTTGGTAGCTTTACAGACAGCTTTTAGCTTTTCGAGTTTTGAAGTTTCTtagataaaatttaaatttttgataaTTGCACATTACACTACTCTATGCAGTTGATATGCTTTGTAAATGATTAAAAAACTAATTCATATATGTTGTAAACAAATATTAAGCACATTGTTATGAGCCAAATTTTTGTAagctttatatttttgtaaaaaaagacattGTTTTAGGTCATAGCTTGTGAAATGAGATTTAACTAATATAGCTAAAAGTAAGGCTTTTACTGGTATTTTTTCTATTGGAGCCATTATAAAGTCATGAACTATAacattaaactatatattataacaaaTTATAGATTTTAGACAATTGGAAACACACAAATAAGATTCCATTTATTAAACTAAGACAAGCAAGTTATAGATTAAAAGAACCATAGAACACTTTCTGAGAACTTGAAAATTCAACACAAAACAGCTaaagaaattttatattttattttaacccATTATAAAATCAGGTCAAGAGTTTTACTTTTTTTGGCTGAAAACAGTTCATGATTTATCAAAAAAAACTCAAAGGTTCTCAAAACTCATAGAAAAGTTTCAGCGTTgaatgttttcacaataacaTTAAATGTAGTTTGGACTCActgtttttttgaaaaaaaagaggccacacaaaaaaacatataaaatgAAAGAGGAAAAGAGAgtagaaaaaagagaaaaaaaacacAATGAAAGAGGAAGAATTAGGGAATGTGGGAAATTTAAGAAAGGTGTATGGACAATTGGATTCAAATGAATGGACTCCAGTATGAAGGTGTGTGAGGGTGTGGTTAGTGATAAAATGTAGAcaaaacaaaaaggaaaatgaGGAAGAAGGTTTAAAGAACAAATAAAGAAAGGAACGAGGAGAagaaacaatagtaaaacaaaagcGTCTtaacagtagaaaaaataaggcAAGAAAGGGAAACTCttggataactttaaaatgagaaacattgaaataaaataaatttttaaggttcgtttaatttttttcttgacCCATTCTCTTTTTTGGTTACTCACTTCTTTCAATATAAGTGCTCATGCTCTTTGGTTTTATGAGAGATACTCAATAACGAAAAATCTAATTTGTAGTCCTTTTAATCATGTCCAACAAACACGTAgtgaaatttttgaaataaaatttttgagtCCAGTTTAACGTTGCACCTTAGTAATTTCCTTTAAATAGAGCAACTCAAAAGTTATTATTGTACAAATTAGCGAAATtgtgaaatttaaatttggccCTAATTGATGGACTGCAGCCTAGAATAAGATAATGtctacaaaagtaaacattgaCACATTTTGTAATGCATGTAAATTTTGGGTTTTAAATAGGTAAGTATTGTGCAAATTTTGATACACTCCTAGTTGAGGTCGTATTCACGCTAACTATCTTTTTTCTCGATGACAAAATACCGTCAAACTGACGATGCGTTATGAAGCGCTATTTGGTCTTCAAtcaaagaaaatatttaatccaatgtaaaaaaaaaacCTGCAGCGATCTCAACGTTAATTTTCATCCTCATCTCAATAAAAAAGCGCTTATTTGGCCAATGATGATTTATATTAGATGGACACAAGACACGCTATTTTCAACAACTGTCGGTTTGCAAGTTATAGGCCAAATCTACTAAAATACTGGCTTTTATTGGTGTCGCTAGAAATGCCTCGGAACCAATAATTCAAAATCTTGATGTGCTGTTATTCATAGTCCGTTTAAACAATTTCAGCTACCACAGAGTTGGCTATTTTCAATAGAACATAATCATGGCTGCCTCTACCCAATCGAGCAGTGAACGGACTGTGCACACAAAAAAGCTCGTTGATACATACAAGCAACTGACTCAGGAGTGGAACAAAGAACAAAGTGATTTGGAGAAATGTGGCAAAATTTTAGATACATTAAAGGTGATGGCTTCAAATGGCAATCGCCTAAAATGATTgtacatacaattttttatcatgtcatatgggcttgttatctcggGTTACACGCCAATTGGTTTTGTTTAgcattaattaatttttaacgATACGTATCATGATTTTAGTTGGACCTTATCAAAATTAATTACTTGCCTATGCCAGAAACCCAAGTCACCAAACAAGAGTTGCTCATATCACGTAAGTACACACTAGATATATGAGTACTACTAGATGATGTTGTAGACTTTTTGTGCAAtgtagtttactattaatgtGAACTTTTAAAGGTATGAGCTTCCAAAATTCAAACAATCATAAAAAGCAAGGTGATGTTGCGTGTGCGACTTATCTGTTTTATATGGGCAATAATCCAAAGCTTAAGAATTTTGGGCATAAGATAGTTTTTACTACCTTAAATTCTTTTAAATACCCAATTTATAGTGTCCTACCGTTGTTGGTTTCATTTGTATCAATAACACGAGTGAGATTTAGCCACCCAAATGTCTTTTGAAAAAAGCAATTTATGTTAAGCAATGCTGATATTGTAATGAGATTTTCAAAAGTTCTTTGAACGGTCCATAGGACAAGATAACATAGGACCTTATACGACACCTTATATAAAAGccttatataaaacaatctgCTAACACCACGTGATGCAGAAAAGTCTTCTTCTACATAGTCGCTAAGCCCCAATCCATTTGAAGCATTACTTTTCTTGTAACTTGCTAAAACATGCAAGCAGGCTTGGTGAAAGAAACATATATGGTTTTAGCAAGCCAGTTTATTGTATATGCATAACATTGTGCTTTATTGTTTACAAAGTGTTTTAATTATAGCTAAGAAAAGTGGTTAACATGTGATACTCAACTTTGGGTGACCAACTCTACATATTATGCGTTGCAAGCATATTTTACTGGGATCGTCTATAAACACATTGAagaagatatatatattatttaaatgaaCAAAGGAGATATGAGTGGATGTTGTCACTGTTGTCACTTGCTAATCACACTTCCTTCATATGTGGGGCTGGCACGCTGACTGTTCATTGGTCAGCTAGCATAAAAAAGAATATGTGAGAGCACAAATATGACATCTCATCACTCACTAGCTGATAGGCTGTACACTTTAGCAAGTTACATTTGCACAAGAAAACTGTAGCTTCAAATCTCCTAAAGTTTGATGTTTGTACATAAAAAATTTTGCTGTGCAGCATGGTGATAACAGAAACTTTTACAACGTTGAGTAATTCTTTCAATTCTGAATGTGACTTGACTTCATTTAAGTTGATAAAGTTAAATGACGAGTTATTCCTTCAGCTTGATCTGTGACTTGTGAACATTGAAgtgattttttatattattggaTTCATATTTTGAGCACAGATTTGCATGGAAAAGGATTAATTATTTAAGATAATTGAAGTTAAATCATTGTTGAAGGAGACTCGTTAGAGATCGGGGCACAATGGGCAATAGCTAAGCAAGACATTCCTTTGTTTGAGAGGTACATTGCCCAACTAAAGCCATATTACTTTGATTACAGGTAAGCGAACTTAAATCATATGAATGTATCCTTCAATTTATTTACATCTTGTTCATATCATATTCACTCGCAAGTAGTCCTATGGTTGTCAGGACACCATGGGTTGTTGCCAAAGGAATGTGTTGAGGCAATTATCAGGAATACCAAACTATCTCAGTTTAAATATTCAAGTGTAAccgtttcaattttttttacttttccaCACAATGCGGGCATTTGTTTCTTATTACAAGTTTGCTCTTTCTCTCAacgaatatataaaataaaacagattgttAAGTGCCATAATAAAgtataataaggtacaatatatcaagtctagtctgaTCAGGGCAAAAGATCTCAGTAGACTGTATATTTGGAGtcgttttacagtatgaaagacaactctcaataaacctcttgctgtaagTGAATCTGTTCCCATGGACGAGTAATGCAACTAGCGGTTTGGGGTCGTGGCGTCACTTGGGGATGCGCgtgagacctttttcgccctgAGTGCAGCGAGAGCCTCCAGGCGTGGCGCTCCGGATGAATGGGTgggcgagtgcgaagcgattgattgaattaacattatgttattgttatgtcctGCTACCctacaaaatgaaaatattcgatggttataaaaattcgcaatttcgcgaacagtcaattccgcgaattattaaattccgcgaataattagttctatttttagtcacaagggagaataactcctgcctcaaattaaaaaatagccATTAGGCATAAatagtaaacgtagctgagttctaaaacctttttcaaatcATTGCCGGGGCTTTGAGctaaccccattgccaatgcatcacatttctttacaaaattattcaaggttgtcacaagatatgcagaatggcgtcatcgccaaaatagccactaggcagaagtactaaacgtagccgagttccaaaacttctttaaaatcattgccgggtctttgagttttattgccattgcatcaaacttctttacaaaattattcaaggttctCACAAGTTATTCCGCATGGCTTCGTCAttgcaaaaatctctcctacagtctttttaccttgaaatcaactccatcaatctctaataccgaagttgaggacgataatGATTTGTTTGGGGCCGGGGCATCTCTTGGGGATGCGCGTGAGACCTTTTACGCCCTGAGTGTAGCGAGAGTCACCAGGCGTAGCgctccggatgaatgagttggcaagtgcgaggcgattgattgcgaagcgattgagtgctagtcgattgattgcgaggtgattgattgcgagtgcaatgcgattggttgcgaggcaattgattgtgagacgattggttgcgcgtgtgaggcgattgattgcaaggccaTTGATTGccagtgcgaagcgattgattgcgaggcgagtgcaagagcgtgattgtcaactgcgaggcAGGTAAAGACCAGTCGGCTGAGGCGGGGGCTCGGCGGCAAAAGTGCGCGAtcatcaactgcaaatatagacgggtatgaatgGATTCATGAATCTAGgcgcatgaatctagaatatttactagattttacacgcatctagctgtaaaacacattgcagatatCCATTGTTCAGATTTGCAGCTGTGATTCCTAATTTTAAACATTACactatttcaattttattttacattgatAGGTTCAAATTGTCTATTACAATAAACCCCAGAGCTGCTTTCAAATCGCTTTTCTATGACTCAAATCAAATCCGGCAAACTACAAAGCAAATCCTCTGCCCTTGCCAGCAGATTCGAATCAAATCGAATCAGCCCTATAACGAATTCAAATCCCGaatcatttgagaatgatttCAAATACTCTTTCAAATTGTTCGCTCAATTGTTGCATAGTATGATCAATCTACAGTATATAATGTAGCTGTATCCTGTAATCCTATCCATAGGATCTGAACCGGGTGGGAAGGGCAGGGGGTTTTCCCACCCGTCTTGAGTTTTATGGAAAAGAATAGTATAGCTGTGACTCTGTACCACTATCTGTATGCTAAATTTATCACTAGATTTGGTTTTGTTCTAAGTTCTACAAGGTATGTTAAAACATCATTGCAGAGCACATCATaccattttttaacatttggtTTTATTACAATACTGTATTCATTTATGTCACTGCAAAACCTAACATCATTAATTACTCTTTAATCGTTAGGAATCCAAATATCGTATCGAATATCATGATTGTCGATATTTATTGCATATCACATCGAAATGCAAAAAACTCATATCGCacagctataacttacatacactagttgcattttagaaaaactagCTTGTACAAGTTTTCATATGTCAATGAGCTCTTGTGTGGCCTCATGGTGAAGCCACTTTTACCAAAAACCCGACATGACACGCggtccttttcttttttctgtagaGGGAAAACCGCACGTACGCTTAGCCTCGGTATCAATGGTGCGCATTTCTTGCCAAAGTTTGGGCTAACTTCGTAAATgtcgtaaaaatattttgatcagTTACAGAAAACAAGGCTATAGGTAGCGGTGTggtttgatatatttttcaaatcaaatctTCAAACCAGCCTGAAACTTCGAATCAAGTTACTTCCCAAACTTATCGAATCAAATCACCAGTTGTGTCAAATCAGTACaatatgatttgtttcaaatattgaAATCATCAAGATTTGAGAGCAGCTCTGATAAACTCTTTATAAGGAATAAACATGCAATGACTTATGTAGTCTTATAATGGTCAcacagtgtatatacatgtatagttttATCTACTCGAACCAGGCGATACAGTTATGATTGCTGTAAGTCAAGGGTTGACACGCTATCTTTACTTTTAGTGAGGATCTCCCTCAGTCCACCTACAAGTTCCAATTACTTGGCTTGAATCTCTTAAGACTTCTTGCCCAAAATAAATTGGCAGAGTTTCACACAGTAAGTCTCTCGTGCCAGTTTGTACCAATGGAGCTAGCAAGagatattacattatattaatgATATGCCATATCTGCTGGAACCTGGTGCTCATAACATCTACTCATAATTCTGATCATTTTGTAAAATTGGACGTGGAGAAAGCTCATTGCCTCTCTTGCTCATGTTACAAAACCACAAATCGCTCGTATAATGTTACAAAGACTGTCACCAATGAAATGAACACAATGTTTTGTGTTTGGAACTTTGAATCGTCTTCtctataaaatgattattaatttGAACTATTGTTATGGTAAGAATGTGTGTGTTATTTATTATCCGGGTATATTAACACTagtaacaatttaaaaaaaccaCTCATATTGGTGGTGACCAAGCATCTTCTAAGGTTTCTGAGCATTTTGGAATAGTAGCATGTTATAGGATGTCATTGGTGTTCCTGAGGAGAGAAAATTCTATGGTCATTACACTCATGTTTTAAGATATTCATTGTATGCTACTTTGGACAAAGCTTACTTTCATCAGGCATATTCTTTCTATGAAGGTCTTGAGTGTTTTTATAGTGCAATAGTTTACAGTAGTGCTGGGcatgagtacttcttggccTACGGGTTTAGACTCGTCCCCTTCTGTTCGAGTTGTTTGAGTATTGGGTATCtggtagtgcttggcacgagtactttttggccaacgggtttttcgagtatcagGTTTGTTGACACgtgttttatgtctaaaatttctaaacatcagacattttttaaatttaacaatgcaattataattttattccatttatttattgtttcttACTATTTTCTATTGACTGATGTTCGTGCTCGcagccttaaccctttgaagtTTGAACCCACCTGTCGGTTGTCAGGCATTGCGTAGGGTTTGTCACTTTACTCGACGGATCCGTGTAACAAAACCCAAACTTGCAAGTCAAAAAATGAACCCGCAAgatcgaaatgctcaaaatctCTATTACTCGAGACttgagagaagataaatccGTGAGTCCAATgagttttattactcgtgcccagcactaatttACAGTGCTATATGTTGCTCTGGGTTGTTAGTGTATTTACTGGCTTATGCTGTATGTTAGTGTATTTACTGGCTTATGGTGTATGTATGCTTAAACTTCTAGTGCTGCAAGAGTGGTAGTAATTTGGTTTAATATATTCATAGGAACTGGAGTTGCTTGATGCGAAAGACATACATAGCAACATCTATATAAAGCACCCAGTGTCTCTGGAGCAACACTTGATGGAGGGTAGTTATCACAAGGTAGGGCTCACTTTCTGTATACCCTGGCATTTTTTGATAGAGATACGTGCATCTTATAGTATGCTCCGTGGGATTACTCCAACTATCGTATATACCACATGCATAAGTCAAATTTAAAcgttataaattttataaatgttaAAGTCACTTCACAGAATACCAGTATTACATACAAATATCAGTgaaaacatgttatatattgtatcatatagTATCTCATACAAATATCAGTgaaaacatgttatatattgtatcatatagTATCTCATACAAATATCAGTgaaaacatgttatatattgtatcatatagTATCTCATACAAATATCAGTgaaaacatgttatatattgtatcaCATACAAATATCAGTgaaaacatgttatatattgtattatatagtaCACTTACAAATGTCAGAgaaaacatgttatatattgtatcaCATACAAATATCAGTgaaaacatgttatatattgtatcatattgcaTCACATACAAATATCATTgaaaacatgttatatattgtatcatatacAAATATCAGTgaaaacatgttatatattgtatcatatacAAATATCAGAGAAAACATGTTATATAATGTATCACATACAAATATCAgtgaaaatatgttatatattgtatcatatagTATCACATACAAATATCAGTgaaaacatgttatatattgtatcatatagTATCACATACAAATATCAGTgaaaacatgttatatattgtatcataCAGTATCACATTCAAATATCAGTgaaaacatgttatatattgtatcatatagTATCACATACAAATATCAGTgaaaacatgttatatattgtatcatatagTATCACATACAAATATCAGTGAAAACgtgttatatattgtatcatatagTACCACATACAAATATCAGTGACATGTcatatattgtatcatatagTATCACATACAAATATCAgtgaaaatatgttatatattgtatcatatagTAT from Watersipora subatra chromosome 2, tzWatSuba1.1, whole genome shotgun sequence encodes:
- the LOC137386866 gene encoding 26S proteasome non-ATPase regulatory subunit 8-like, with amino-acid sequence MAASTQSSSERTVHTKKLVDTYKQLTQEWNKEQSDLEKCGKILDTLKLDLIKINYLPMPETQVTKQELLISRDSLEIGAQWAIAKQDIPLFERYIAQLKPYYFDYSEDLPQSTYKFQLLGLNLLRLLAQNKLAEFHTELELLDAKDIHSNIYIKHPVSLEQHLMEGSYHKVFVARENVPARSYTFFMNILLDTIRDEIASCAEKAYERIAFNEAARILFFDSNKPMKIFAAQKGWVVTSDNHFVFKQKDHKVLEPINSLDLAQRAIDYARELEMII